A genomic window from Companilactobacillus alimentarius DSM 20249 includes:
- a CDS encoding glycoside hydrolase family 65 protein — MKRIFEVDPWNVVTHKLDKENKRLQESITSLGNGYMGMRGNFEEDYSGDSLPGTYLAGIWYPDKTRVGWWKNGYPEYFGKVINAVNFIKMNFLINGSKLDLYKDKISDFTLDLDMKHATLSRSFVVDKDGQKVKFQFERFLSVASKELSVQRVSFENLSDQSIEIKVISALDADVKNEDANYDEHFWQVLEITDNSIIAETKPNDFGTPRFTSGMQVGYVTDLKEIDSKIDKMETSKTFEANLNPNDVGTIEKRVVVVTSRDYESVDDIRDAQEGIAAKIARVSYDDLLRAHENVWENRWNQSDIKIDGDTDAQQGMRFNLFGLFTTYSGEDSRLNIGPKGFTGEKYGGATYWDTEAFCIPVYLGVSQPEVSRNLLMYRYNQLKGAYINAQRQGLKGALYPMVTFNGIECHNEWEITFEEIHRNGDIAFAIYNYTRYTGDKSFVLNEGSKMLTEMSRFWADRVHYSKRNGKYMIHGVTGPDEYENNVDNNWYTNFLARWTLKYTLEILGEVTSDQFKKLDVSKDEMSNWQDIVDKMYLPYDEDLGIFVQHDGFLDKDIEPVSSIPKDQLPINQHWSWDKILRSPYIKQGDVLQGIWDFIDDFSEREKKRNFDFYEPLTVHESSLSPAIHSVLAADLHYEEKAVALYERTARLDLDNYNNDTADGLHITSMTGGWLAMVQGFAGMRVHDDGTLSYKPFLPKKWNSYSFRQVFRGRVIEISVKEDGPEFKLVSGDPLQIKVYDKPLMLK, encoded by the coding sequence ATGAAGAGAATATTTGAAGTGGATCCTTGGAATGTGGTCACACACAAATTAGACAAGGAAAATAAACGATTACAAGAAAGCATCACTAGTTTAGGTAATGGATATATGGGGATGCGTGGTAATTTTGAAGAAGATTATTCAGGTGATAGTCTTCCTGGAACTTATTTAGCAGGTATCTGGTACCCGGATAAGACTCGAGTTGGTTGGTGGAAGAATGGCTATCCAGAATACTTTGGAAAAGTCATTAACGCAGTCAATTTTATCAAGATGAATTTTTTGATCAATGGTTCAAAGCTTGATTTATATAAAGATAAGATTAGTGATTTTACACTAGATCTTGATATGAAACATGCTACTTTGAGTCGTTCGTTTGTGGTTGATAAAGATGGTCAAAAAGTTAAATTTCAATTCGAAAGATTCCTCAGTGTGGCTTCAAAGGAACTGTCTGTTCAAAGAGTTAGCTTCGAAAACTTGAGTGATCAATCAATCGAAATTAAAGTTATATCGGCTTTAGATGCGGATGTTAAAAATGAGGATGCTAATTATGATGAACATTTCTGGCAGGTTTTAGAGATTACTGACAATAGTATTATTGCTGAAACTAAGCCAAATGATTTTGGTACACCAAGATTTACGTCTGGAATGCAAGTTGGTTATGTTACTGATCTTAAAGAAATTGATTCTAAGATTGATAAAATGGAGACTAGTAAAACTTTTGAGGCTAATTTGAATCCTAATGATGTGGGTACAATTGAAAAGCGTGTTGTAGTTGTTACTTCACGTGATTATGAGTCAGTCGATGATATTAGAGATGCCCAAGAAGGAATCGCAGCAAAAATTGCTAGAGTCTCATATGATGACTTGTTAAGAGCCCATGAAAATGTTTGGGAAAATCGTTGGAATCAATCGGATATTAAAATCGATGGTGACACTGATGCCCAACAAGGGATGCGTTTCAATCTCTTTGGATTATTCACAACATATTCTGGTGAAGATTCTCGATTGAATATTGGACCTAAAGGCTTTACTGGCGAAAAATATGGTGGAGCAACTTATTGGGATACTGAGGCATTCTGTATTCCGGTATATTTAGGAGTATCTCAACCCGAAGTTTCTCGTAACTTACTAATGTATCGTTATAACCAACTAAAAGGTGCTTATATCAATGCTCAAAGACAAGGCTTAAAAGGAGCGCTCTATCCAATGGTGACGTTCAATGGAATTGAATGCCATAATGAATGGGAGATCACTTTTGAAGAGATTCACCGTAACGGCGATATAGCCTTTGCTATTTATAACTACACGCGTTATACCGGTGATAAATCATTTGTACTTAATGAAGGTAGTAAGATGCTGACAGAAATGTCACGCTTCTGGGCTGATCGAGTTCATTACAGTAAACGTAACGGCAAATATATGATTCATGGCGTTACAGGACCGGATGAATATGAGAATAACGTTGATAATAATTGGTATACTAATTTCTTGGCCCGCTGGACCTTGAAATATACATTAGAAATTCTTGGTGAAGTAACATCTGATCAATTTAAGAAATTGGATGTCTCAAAAGACGAAATGTCTAATTGGCAAGACATTGTCGATAAAATGTACTTGCCATATGATGAAGATTTAGGTATTTTCGTGCAACATGATGGTTTCTTAGACAAGGATATTGAGCCAGTTAGTTCCATCCCTAAGGATCAATTGCCTATTAATCAACATTGGTCATGGGATAAGATTTTACGTTCTCCATACATCAAGCAAGGCGATGTTCTTCAAGGAATCTGGGACTTTATTGATGACTTTTCAGAAAGGGAGAAGAAGCGTAACTTTGACTTCTATGAACCATTAACGGTCCATGAATCAAGTCTCTCTCCTGCAATCCACTCTGTTTTGGCGGCTGATTTACATTATGAAGAGAAAGCGGTTGCTTTATATGAGAGAACCGCTAGACTGGACTTAGACAATTATAATAATGACACTGCAGATGGATTGCACATAACTTCAATGACAGGTGGCTGGCTTGCGATGGTTCAAGGCTTTGCTGGAATGCGTGTTCATGACGATGGCACTTTGAGTTATAAACCATTTTTGCCAAAGAAATGGAATAGCTATTCGTTTAGACAGGTGTTTAGAGGTCGTGTCATCGAAATATCAGTCAAGGAAGATGGACCAGAGTTTAAATTGGTATCTGGTGATCCACTTCAAATTAAGGTTTATGACAAACCACTAATGCTTAAATAA